In Labilibaculum sp. DW002, the genomic window CATGGTAGTGTTATTCAAAATCTGTAATTGGTGCAACTTTAAAGTGTCAATAGGTAGATTAGACAATTGAACAGCGTGTTTGATCATCATTTTAGGCGTATCAAAAGGCAATCCATTCACCAAATGAGCTCCAATGTGAATTCCTCTGTTAGCGGTTTTCAGGATTGTATCTTCTGCTTCTTGGTAGGTATGACCACGATTAATCGACTCCAATGCCAAATCATTCACTGATTCCACACCATACTCAATACTGATATAATAATCTTTAGCCAGTTCCTCTAAATACTCTAAAAGAGATTCTGACACACAATCAGGACGAGTTCCAATAACCAAACCAATTACCTTATCGTGCGATAATGCTTCCTCATAAATCTTTTTCAAATGATCGATGTGACCATAAGTATTCGAGTAAGCCTGGAAATAAGCAAGATAGTATTGTGCTTTGTATTTGGCATTGAAAAAATCGATTCCTAAAAGTATTTGCTCACTAATGGACTTTTTAGGGCTACAGTAAGCTGGATTAAAGCTGTTGTTGTTGCAATAAGTACATCCGCCAACACCTTTACTCCCATCCCTATTAGGACAAGTAAAGCCGGCATCTATTGATATTTTCTGAATTCGCTCCGAAAATCTTCTTTTGAAAGAACTTGGAAAATCATTATACCTTTTATTCTTCCCCCAAGGAAATTGCATATCAGTCATAGTCCATTAATTTATCGCAAAAATACAAAAGAAATTAGTTTAATAAGCCTAAAGCGTCAAATTGGAATTTATCAAGATAAAACAAAGCGTTTTCTACCCAAACCCAAAGATCACAATATCTTAAACTCATCAATCACAAATGATTATCAATCAACAAACAAGAAGCTTTACCTGTTAATATTTTTTATATTTAGCAGTGAGGACGCTTTATATATTGAAACTATTCTTTATATTGCTTGAGACACTTAATCAAAACTTTAACCATGTTTTCAAAACAAGACCTATCTCTATTTCAATCCAAATCGATTGATACAGAAAGAATTGATGAACAAATCAATAATTTCAAAAATGGTTTTCCTAAAATGAAACTTAAGAAGCCAGCTACAATTGATGACGGAATATCGCAAATTAGTGATGAAGAACTGGAATTTTATCAGGAAGTGTTTACTGCACATGCGAAGAAACTTTCTCTTTTAAAATTTGTACCTGCCTCAGGAGCTGCGACAAGAATGTTTAA contains:
- a CDS encoding TIGR01212 family radical SAM protein (This family includes YhcC from E. coli K-12, an uncharacterized radical SAM protein.), translated to MTDMQFPWGKNKRYNDFPSSFKRRFSERIQKISIDAGFTCPNRDGSKGVGGCTYCNNNSFNPAYCSPKKSISEQILLGIDFFNAKYKAQYYLAYFQAYSNTYGHIDHLKKIYEEALSHDKVIGLVIGTRPDCVSESLLEYLEELAKDYYISIEYGVESVNDLALESINRGHTYQEAEDTILKTANRGIHIGAHLVNGLPFDTPKMMIKHAVQLSNLPIDTLKLHQLQILNNTTMAKQYEEKPEQFYLFEMEEYLDFVVDVIEQINPNVTLERFINQAPKGWLIAPKWGIKNFEFVDKLDKKLVERDTWQGKLFQVKD